One Ignavibacteria bacterium genomic window carries:
- a CDS encoding YHS domain-containing protein, translating to MKLKILMKNLSLLFLLFAMLLTFNSSLSAKIGPENRELSDSATCLVSGEVIKEGKGAKLMYLGKEYLFCCEGCVGEFKAASIKYTNGVATCPICNEDDAKESITTSHDGTTYYFCNNKCKEKFNKDPEKILNKYN from the coding sequence ATGAAATTAAAAATACTTATGAAAAACTTATCATTATTATTCTTATTATTTGCAATGTTATTAACGTTTAATTCGTCTTTATCAGCTAAAATTGGCCCTGAAAACCGTGAATTATCTGATAGTGCAACATGCTTGGTTTCCGGTGAAGTCATTAAAGAAGGAAAAGGTGCAAAACTTATGTATCTTGGCAAAGAATATTTATTCTGCTGTGAAGGATGTGTGGGAGAATTTAAAGCAGCTTCTATCAAATATACAAATGGTGTTGCTACTTGTCCAATCTGTAATGAAGATGATGCCAAAGAAAGCATTACAACATCTCATGACGGAACAACCTATTATTTCTGCAATAATAAATGTAAAGAAAAATTCAATAAAGATCCTGAAAAAATCTTAAATAAATATAATTAA
- a CDS encoding CusA/CzcA family heavy metal efflux RND transporter, with product MINKIIAFSIRQKMIIGFLTLLLIIAGVYSALKLPIDAVPDITNNQVQIITSSPTLSATEIERFITYPIEISMKSLPNLVELRSTSKFGISVVTVVFEDDVDIYFARNLIFQKLQEAQENIPEGLGKPEMAPVSTGLGEIYQYVVRNENPGDTAYNNMQLRTIQDWIVKRQLLGTEGVAEVNSFGGFEQQYQILINPDALKSFNLTLRDIYDAVVENNSNIGGGYIERQSEQYAIRGIGLIENFDDLNNIVVKSEHGIPVYIKQVAEVKYGEGPRVGAVTQDGNGEVVAGIVMMLKGANSREVAENVHTKIEEIRPSLPEGVVVDEFYNREDLVNSTIATVERNLIEGGIIVIVVLVLMLGNLHAGFIVASVIPLSMLFALIMMNIFKVSGNLMSLGALDFGIIVDGAVIIVEAVIVSIALRIHHNNKALTKEELNETVYTSSIAIRKSAVFGELIIIVVYLPIFALGGIEGKMFKPMAFTVGFALIGALLLSLTYVPMMCALILQRNLKEKETLADKLINWLKKIYSPVLEFALRNKTLTIISAVVILLISIFTFTRLGGEFIPKLEEGDLAFHSIRLPGVSLTSSNEIAGKVETILKTFPEVKTVVTKTGAPEIATDPMGPEVSDIIIMLYPKEEWTSAETRDELVEKMLKKLSVIPGVGFQASQPIEMRFNELISGTRSDIAVKIFGDDLSVLATEGNKIASIMREITGAEDILVQQVEGLPQLQIKILRDKIARYGINVEDVNNIIETALAGKASGVVFEGDKKFDIVVKYQDAYKSNIDNIKNILVASHDNLMIPLSELAEIEIKEGPAEITRDNGNRRIVIQSNVRGRDIESFVNELQTKVNSEIQLPAGYIIEYGGQFKNLESARDRLLIAVPVALLFIFILLFVAFNSVKQGLLIFSGIPFAIVGGIFALLIRDMPFSISAGIGFIALFGVAVLNGIVMIAYFNRLQSEGMNNIHERIVRGTMARLRPILMTALVASLGFIPMAISTGSGAEVQRPLATVVIGGLISSTILTLIVLPVLYGIFNKHTNPTYKEV from the coding sequence ATGATAAACAAAATTATTGCTTTTTCCATAAGGCAAAAAATGATAATAGGGTTTTTAACTCTGTTATTAATTATTGCAGGGGTATATTCGGCATTGAAACTGCCAATTGATGCCGTACCTGATATTACAAATAATCAGGTACAAATAATTACTTCAAGTCCAACTCTATCTGCAACTGAAATTGAAAGGTTCATTACATATCCGATAGAAATATCAATGAAAAGTTTACCTAATTTAGTTGAGTTGCGTTCAACTTCAAAATTCGGAATATCGGTTGTAACAGTTGTGTTTGAAGATGATGTTGATATTTATTTTGCAAGAAACCTGATATTTCAAAAACTTCAAGAAGCGCAGGAAAATATTCCGGAAGGATTGGGTAAGCCGGAAATGGCTCCTGTCAGTACAGGTCTCGGTGAGATTTATCAATATGTTGTGCGAAATGAAAATCCGGGAGATACTGCATATAATAATATGCAACTGCGAACTATTCAGGATTGGATTGTAAAACGTCAATTGCTTGGAACTGAAGGTGTTGCAGAAGTTAATAGTTTCGGAGGTTTTGAACAACAATATCAGATTTTAATAAATCCAGATGCACTTAAAAGTTTTAATCTGACTTTGCGTGATATATACGATGCAGTAGTTGAAAACAATAGTAACATTGGCGGAGGATATATTGAAAGACAATCAGAACAATATGCAATCAGAGGAATTGGATTAATAGAAAATTTTGACGACCTAAATAATATCGTGGTAAAGAGCGAACATGGTATCCCTGTTTATATTAAGCAAGTTGCAGAAGTAAAATACGGTGAAGGTCCCAGAGTTGGTGCTGTTACACAGGACGGCAATGGTGAAGTTGTTGCGGGAATTGTAATGATGCTCAAGGGAGCTAACTCAAGAGAAGTAGCTGAGAATGTTCATACTAAAATTGAAGAGATAAGACCTTCTCTTCCTGAAGGAGTGGTTGTCGATGAATTTTATAATAGAGAAGACCTTGTTAATAGTACAATTGCAACTGTTGAAAGAAATTTAATTGAAGGGGGTATTATTGTAATAGTCGTTTTGGTGTTAATGCTAGGAAATTTACATGCAGGATTTATCGTTGCCTCAGTCATTCCGTTGTCGATGCTTTTTGCTCTTATAATGATGAACATATTTAAAGTATCGGGAAACCTCATGTCGCTTGGTGCTCTAGACTTCGGCATAATTGTCGATGGTGCTGTAATAATAGTTGAAGCGGTAATTGTTTCAATAGCTTTAAGAATACATCATAATAACAAAGCTTTGACGAAGGAAGAATTAAATGAAACGGTTTATACTTCTTCTATTGCAATTAGAAAGTCTGCTGTCTTTGGCGAGCTTATTATTATAGTAGTATACCTTCCAATTTTTGCATTAGGAGGAATCGAAGGTAAAATGTTCAAACCGATGGCTTTTACAGTCGGTTTTGCTCTTATTGGTGCATTACTACTTTCTCTAACTTATGTTCCTATGATGTGTGCCTTGATTTTACAAAGAAACTTAAAAGAAAAAGAAACATTAGCAGATAAATTAATTAATTGGTTGAAAAAAATATATTCACCCGTGCTCGAATTTGCTTTACGAAATAAAACTTTAACAATAATTTCTGCTGTTGTTATTCTTCTAATCAGCATATTTACTTTTACACGACTCGGCGGTGAATTTATTCCTAAACTTGAAGAGGGTGATTTAGCTTTTCATTCAATCAGATTGCCGGGAGTTTCTTTGACATCTTCAAATGAAATTGCAGGAAAAGTAGAAACGATTTTGAAAACATTTCCCGAAGTAAAAACTGTGGTTACAAAAACAGGCGCACCTGAAATTGCGACTGATCCAATGGGACCTGAAGTTTCAGACATTATAATAATGCTTTACCCTAAGGAAGAGTGGACATCCGCAGAAACAAGAGACGAACTAGTTGAGAAAATGTTAAAAAAACTTTCGGTGATTCCCGGTGTTGGTTTTCAGGCATCACAACCAATTGAAATGAGGTTTAATGAATTAATATCGGGCACACGAAGTGATATTGCTGTTAAAATCTTTGGTGATGACTTATCTGTTTTAGCAACTGAAGGCAACAAAATAGCTTCCATAATGAGAGAGATTACTGGTGCGGAAGATATATTGGTTCAGCAGGTTGAAGGTTTGCCTCAACTTCAGATAAAAATTTTGAGAGATAAAATTGCACGATACGGGATCAATGTCGAAGACGTGAACAATATTATAGAAACTGCGCTTGCCGGTAAAGCTTCGGGAGTAGTTTTTGAAGGTGATAAAAAGTTCGATATAGTTGTAAAGTATCAAGATGCTTATAAATCAAACATAGACAATATTAAAAATATTCTTGTTGCTTCGCATGACAACTTAATGATACCGCTTTCAGAGCTTGCCGAAATTGAAATCAAAGAAGGACCTGCAGAAATCACTCGCGATAATGGGAATAGAAGAATTGTAATTCAAAGTAATGTTCGCGGCAGAGATATTGAAAGCTTTGTAAATGAACTACAGACAAAAGTGAATTCTGAAATTCAACTTCCAGCAGGGTATATAATAGAATACGGAGGTCAGTTTAAAAATCTCGAAAGCGCAAGAGACCGTTTATTGATTGCCGTACCTGTGGCATTGCTCTTTATTTTTATTTTACTTTTTGTAGCGTTTAACTCAGTGAAACAGGGTTTGCTTATATTTTCAGGAATTCCTTTTGCAATTGTCGGCGGAATTTTTGCTCTTTTAATTCGTGATATGCCCTTTAGCATATCGGCAGGAATAGGATTCATTGCGCTATTTGGTGTTGCGGTTCTCAACGGAATAGTTATGATAGCATATTTTAATCGTCTGCAAAGTGAAGGTATGAATAATATTCACGAGAGAATTGTAAGAGGAACAATGGCAAGACTGCGACCTATATTAATGACAGCACTTGTTGCTTCATTGGGATTTATTCCTATGGCAATTTCAACAGGTTCTGGAGCTGAAGTGCAAAGACCCCTTGCTACTGTTGTGATTGGAGGACTAATCTCTTCAACTATATTAACGTTAATCGTATTGCCGGTTCTATACGGAATTTTCAATAAACATACTAATCCAACATATAAAGAAGTATGA